The following DNA comes from Paraburkholderia hospita.
ATTTACGCGATTACGTATTTACGTATGTACGTACGTATGGCAACATAGCTATACCCTTTCCTGCGCGGAGATCTCGATGGCAAATATGAAGTATTTCCACGGCGATCGCCAGCTTGTGGCCGTTACGAGCATGTCGAACACTGAATTCGCGCTGCGGTTTCCTGGCGTGGTCGGCCGCCGGTACGACGGCTATCACATGTGGGTCGGATCTCCCGCCGACGCACGTGACCAAGTGCTGCCGGTCGAGCGGGTGATCGAGTACAAATCGAACCCTAGCCGGCATGAATGTGACGCTCGCTGCCTCAACGCGACGGGCCGGATCATGCGCTGCGAGTGCTCATGCGGCGGGAAAAACCACGGAAGAGGCTCACGACGTTAATACGCAATTACGTATTTACGTATGTATGTATGTACGCTATACTAGGTTGGTGCTGCCGATGTCGGCGGCACCGGCGAACGCCCGGCGGCTACCGGGTTTTGCCGACGACCATCCGTCTAGGAGCATGACCATGAAGCAACCGATGCGACCGTCCGAATCGGACGCGATCGAGAAGCTGGAGGCCGAGATCGAGCGGCTCAAGGCTTCGCAGAAAATGATGCGCGCCGCGAACACTGCCCTGCGCAAGGGCGATGACAACGCCTTGCGGGCGCTGGGGTTCTCCGAGGAACACATTGGCGAGCTCAAGACCAAGGATTTCGCCGGGCGCGTCGGCTTCCCTCAATCCGCTCTGCGCAACAACAACGCCGACATCCGCCGGCTCAAGAAGCGTATCGCTGAAGTCCAAACGAGGGAGGCATGCGATGCTGACCGTTGACCTGAAAATGTCGTGGGCCAGTGTGCTGCCCGTTCTCCTCGCTGGCTATGCCGAGGGGACGGCCGAAGGGCGGTCGATGGCCGTCGAGCAGTTCAAGAAGATGGCCGAGGCCGCTGATTTTGCGCACGAGTTGGCCGATGCGCTCGAGATGGTCATGACTGTCTTTGAGCGCTCGACGCCGACGGCGGGCAACTGGATGGAAGTTCAGCACGCCAAGAAGCTGCTGAATCGCCTCCCTACCCGCGAGATCTCGCAGGAAGACTAACCCGATAATGCCGTACTTACGTATGTAAATACGGCATTATGTAGCTCGCACGAGGGAGTCATGGAACGCGAATACCGGGTTTTCTATCGGACCCCGCAATCGTTCGACGAAAAGGCGCATACCGTTCGACTCGCTATAGGAGACGGCGCCGACGAGAACACCGTCGAGTTGTTGCTGCTTGCTCAGGCGAAGCATGAGATTGCTGCGAAGGTCGGCCGACCGCCGGACCAGGTGCATATCAACGGCTTCAGTTTGCTTTCGGACTGCCATTAAGGCATAATTACGTAATTACATACGCATGTATGTACGGATAAGGAGAAACCCATGAAATACGCGGTTGTGAATACCAAGGGTGGCGTAGGCAAAACGACGACGGCTGTTCACCTGGCGACGCATCTCGCCAGTTCGGAGCCTACCCTACTGATCGACGGCGACCCGCAGGAGACGGCGGCAACATGGGCGGCATGGCGACGTGACAGCGAGGCGGTGAAAGGCAAGCCGTCGCCGACGACGACATGCCTGCGCGGCAAGGCCATTTTCGATGAGGGCAAGCAACTGTCGAAGGGGTTCGCACACACGGTCGTGGACGCCGGCGGTCGCGACGCGCCGGGGCTCCGCAATGCGCTGCTGCTGGCCGATTTGGCGATCGTCCCGGTCGGCGCGTCCGGCTTCGACGCGGCTGCGATGACGGATCTACTCGAGGTCGTCGACTTGGCCAAGGATTACAACCCCGAGCTGCGCGTGAAGATCCTGCTTACGCGCATCGATCCCCGGACCAAGGACGGGAAGGAAATGCTCGAATTTCTGCAGGAAAACAAACTCGACGTGCTCAATGCCCGCGTGTGTGAGCGCGTGGCGTTCCGCCGCGCTACCAGCGAGGGCTGCACGGTTGAGGAAATTGGCAAGGATAGCCAAGCCGTGGCCGAAATGGTCGCGTTCTACCAAGAGGTGAAAGCATGAAGAGAAAGCCTTCTCTAGAGGAATTCCGTGGCGGCGGCAGCGAAGGTGCGGTCGAATCTCAATCGACGGCGCCGGGCACTGCCGCGGCTACGGTCCCGGCAGTGCCCGAGCGGACCAACAAGACCATTCGTATCCGCAAGACCTTCGAGACGAAGCTGAAGGAGGATGCGTTTCACCGCACGCAAGCAGAGGGTCGTCGGGTCACGGAATCCGACATCATCGACGAGGCACTCGAGTTCTATTGGACACACAAGAAGTAATTACGTATGTACGCACGCATGTACATACGTAATTTGAACCGAATAGGGCGAACGGGGTGGAGAAGAATATTGCCTTTGGCTCGCTGTCGATCATCTCGATGATTGGAGCCGTTTCGCCTGCGGAATCGGACCATGCAGACACGTATGAACCGCCGATCCGGTGGAGGGTAGAGAAGGCGCGGTGTACGTAATTACGTATGTACCCGGACATTCAGTAAAGGCCGCCCACGGGCGGCTTTTTCATACCTACGGGCAGCAGAGCGGGGCAGGGCCGCCGGCGGCGGCCACACCCACCCATCCCCCGCCTTCCCGCCCTGCGGGAAGGAGCGAGTCGCCCTCTGTCGTCAAGGGTGCGGGGGAGATGAACCTTTCCCCCACACCCTCGACTGGAGGGTCTATCCCGGCACGCCAGCCCGTCAAGGGCCGCTGCGCTGTCGTCCTCACCCGTTCGGTGCTCGACCTGGCCTGCGGCCAGCTCTGCGCTCCGCTGCGGCTTCCGGGCGTCCCCTTGACCGCCTGACATGCCGAACCCCCAGCCAAATATTTACGCAATTACGTATTTACGTATGTACGTAAGCAGACTATAATAGATCCCATGCAGTGACGGCCACGCCTCACCGCATCCCGGCCGGAACCACTGGCGGCTACCAGTCCCCGGCCTACCTCCCAACCGTCTAGGAGCAACACATGCAAACCGAGATCAGGAAGTTCAAGCGCCACATTACCGGCGAGGAACTCATTGCCGCCTGCGATCGCGAGGGCTTTCCGTGTCAGTCGCGCAAGTACCTCGAAGAGGGAAGCGATCACATCCGCTTTGGCTTCGAGCACGGCGGCGTCTACGTGACCGCCCTCTACAACACGGTGAGTGGTCGCGCATTCGGCGAATACGAGCTGCCCAAGCGTACACGCCCGCTTGGCGACAAGGGTGTCGAGTTCAGCACCGACGACAAACTGGACGGGACGCCTTGGTTCGACGCGCTGCTGTCGTTCCTCTATGTCGCCTGATCAACGACTACTGCTACAGGAGGAAGACATGGCTGAACGCCACTTTCGCAAGAACAGCACAACGTTCAATTGCCGTTCGTGCGGCCGACTTACGCGCGATATCGCGGGAACGAATCAGCAATTGTGCCCGCAGTGCGACGCATGGACCATGATCGAGAACTCGATTCTCGACGAAGACCTCGCCGGCCCCGACCTGGCCGAAGCCGAAGCTCGCATCGCCAAACTGAAGGCCGAAGCCGTGGCCAAGGGCGGGCGGTTCAACTGACTAACCGCTCCCGCTACGGTTGGCAGGTGGCTCAGACAATATGGAGAGGGGCGATATGAAAACGGCTTACGAACTGCTGCTCGACGCGCCTGACGCACAAGTGAAGCGTTGTCAGCTCGCATGGAAAGCCATTGCGGCCGGCGACTGGCAAGACGCAGCTCATTTCTTGCGCAACGCGGCGGGGGAAGAGGGGGCAACGCCGTGGGCCGCTGAGGCGCGAGCCCTCGCAGACGCGTGTCAGGGTAAGGCGAACCCGAATTTTGACCTCAATACCTTGCGCCGCGCAACGGACAAGTAGGGGATCTACGCCGGAACCCCAGAAAATTCCGTCGTTCCACATTGTGAACATTAATCGGCTTATTCCAGCCGAAGAATGTTGGAGCGACGTCCGGTGAGTGACATGACGGTCTCGGTCACACGGACCATCAGGACCGTTACGCGGGGCCCAGTTCGATTACATTGTGGGACAGGTCGAGACAATCTTCGCAGTCCCGGCAAACCCAGTGCAGCATCGGCCCGACCGGATCTGGATGGTCGCTGAACGTTGTCAGCGCCGCGTCGTACTGAGCATCGGACGTGCTCGAGCGCAGTATCCGCTCGAGATTAGACTCGATGCTGTCCAGGCTGCATTCACCGATGCCGGACTTGAACACCGTCACACCGCCTGACGGGTTGACCGCGAAGAAGAAAAACGCCTTCGTGTCGACCATGTGCGACAGGATTGTCCTGGCGATGAAGTTGCTCGGATTGATCAGCGCATTGAAGATGCGGTAGCCGTAAAACTCTAAGCCGAAGTGTACGACCTCGAAGTCGTCGGTGCCGCGTATCGAGTGGCCAAAGTTGAAACCGCTGCGTGTTACGTCGTTCGGAATGTCATCCACCGGCCGCAGTGCCAGGCAAGCATAGTGCGTCTGGCCCTCGGCCACGAGTCCCATCGCAAAGCAGGGCGCGCGCTCGGCCAGCAAGGCCTCGACAAAATTCCGGTTCATGCGGAGCGTTGGCAGCATCGGGCATCCTTCATCGTGAATCAAATCAACATTTGCCGACCTGGCTGTGCGGTGCGTCGACGTCGAACATCAAAGGCTATACATCGTCGAGCTCGAACAGCGCGCGATCGGCGGGCCGCGACAGATAATCGTCCATCATCGCGCGGAAATCGGCTTCATCCCACTCGCCGCGATCGACACGCCGCAGCAACGCCTCGCCGGCCAGCATGATCTTTCGCTCGCGATCCGCGCGCGTTTGCTTGACCTGCTGGCGCTGCGCCTTAGCTGCCGCTTTGCGGGCTGTTTTCAGCTCCTGCAGCTTTTCGTCTGTCGCATCGAGACGACGTTTCAGCATGTTCATTCTGGCGTCCTGTTCGAAGAAGCGGTTTGCGCGGGAAACCGGCGCGCCGGCGTGCGCCGGTTCGTTACATTCGCGCCGTACTGTCGCGCCCAGGTGCGTACCGAGGGAGCGATATCGACTAACGTCGGCGGCATGTTCGGCAACACATCCATCGTCCAGCCACCCAGCCGCTTTGGCGCAATATACGCCGGTCGCCAGCTGCCGTCGGCCAGGATATCGATCACGAACAGCGACGTGCCGACGCTCAGTCGCCAGGTGTTGACCACGGCTGGGGGTAAAGGATTACCTGGTTGTGGCATCGTATTCCACCGTAACAGGAATAAGGGATTCCAAGCCAGAACCGCCGAAAATTCGATCACTCCAATTCGAGCCCTGCAATGAGCGCGTCCAGGTCGATTTTGTTGTCGCTTTGAAAAGTGTAGTGCCCGTTCAAAAGGATATGCCGCCAGGCTGCCGGTGATATCTGCGTAAGCCGCGCCAGCGCCTTGGCGTTGCCACTGGCCTCCCATTTCGTCAGTAGATGCGACAGAATCGCCGAGTTGTAAAAAATGATGACGTTGGCGATCAGCCGGGCGCACTGGTTGCTGATCTCGATTTCGATGTCGGTGCGGCCGGTCAATTCCTTCTTGCCGCCGACCTGGGCGATGGTCGAACGAAGCTGATGGTAAGACTCGAGGCGGTTTTGGGAGCGATGCACGTTTCGCTCGAGCTGCGGGTCGCGCAGGTAACGCAACGTGTAGATGGTACGAATGAGCTTATCGAACTCAAAAATCGCGCGACGTGTCGGGTTTTCCTGCGAGTACGTACATAGTTTGCGGATCAGCGAGCCCTGCGTGATCTCTTTGAGGCCCAGCGTGGCGACGATCTGATCGATATTTGTCTTCTCACTGGTGATGAGCTGCCGATCGATTTGTCCGATCGGCTGAATCAGGCATTTCTCGTACAGCGCCGGGTCGTCGATACAATACAATTCCTGCAACTGGTCATCGAGGTTTGTGAAGCGAGGCTCGAAGCGCAACCCGAACCAATACAGGATAGCGAAGTTGGCTTTGTTGATGCTGTGCATGTCGCCGGTGATCGCAGTCGGCACTATATCCGACGTGTTGCGATACCAGATGTCGAACACGTGATGCGCCTCGTACTCGTGCGCGCCGATTAGGTAGCCGTTCAACGGGACATGATTGCACAGCAGCGTGTAGGCGACGACGCCTTTGCCTCGTCCGAAGTATTTGCGCGAGTAACGCGCCTTCACGGTCGGTCGCTCGACGCCGAATTTCTGCCCATCGACGGCGCTGTACAGCGCATCGAGATCGAACGAGTAGTACGGGAAGATCGGCAGCGCGGCGATGGCGTTGCTGATGCAGTCGTTGGCCGCATGCAGCGTCGCCTGACGCAGATACTGCTGGTAGGTGCTATCCAGAACGTGGTACGGAATGTCGCTGGTGCGCGCCATGACATGGTTGCCATGGTTCATTGCCTGAGCGATGATAACCGCCATCAGGCTATCGGCGTCCGCTACCTTCTTCGCGTAGCGCGGCTGCAATGGCGTCAGCGCCGACAGGAACTGGCACTGGCCGTTGACGAAGCGGAACACGTCGGCAACATCGCAGAATGGCAGTTGCTCGTAGAATGCCTGCTCACGCACCTTCTGGTTCTCGGTTTTCGGTTTGCGCCAAATCAGCTTCTGCGTATCCTTGTCGTATTCCAGGTGCGTAAGCTTGCCCTGTTTCAGCTCTCGGTTGAAGGCCAGCCATTGTGCATGCAACTCGGCCGCTAACGCATCGAGTTGGGCATCGATTGGCTGCTGCAGGAACGGGATCTCCATCTGCGCCAGCGCGTCGGCCTTCTCGTTCATCGAAACAAGCTCGTCGGAGAAGTGACGATGTTGCAGACTGTCGTCGAGATAGATCTCTCCCGACTGGAAGCGCTTCCGGATCTGGCGGTACAACCAGAATTCGTAGCGATCGGCGTGCAAACCGGTCGGCTGACCATCAGCGCCGAAGATCAGCAGGTACGGTCGCAGGCGCTTCGGCAGCGTGGCCGCGGGACATTCGGCGAGCGGTCGTTGTGACAGGCGCTGCTGTTTGGCGAAGGCCCCCTTGACCCAAGCCAGCGCCGCGAGCCACGGGTTGTCTGGGGCGCTTCGCGAATCAGCGCCGGAATATTGACTTGAACACCGTCAGCCGCCTCCGCGTTCGCGGCAGAGGCGATCCGTTCGATGTCCTCGTCGCGTTCGTTCGCCAGCAAGACCTTGCCGGCCGCCGACCTGCAGACTGGACGCAGGACGCCTGGCGGAAACCACAGCGCGTTGGTCTTCAAGCTCGGCAACAGCGACAGGATGAAGCGCACGTGAATGCCTTGGCGCAGTCCGACCATGACGCCGGCCTTCGTGCGCATCGCGAGGGCCTTCATGTCGGTCACGAAACTGTTCTTCGCGAAGAACGCCTCGTGCTGCCAGGCGCCCAGCAGCATGACGCGCAGCGTGGGACGGAAGAGGTGGTCTTTCTCGGAGAACGTGAGGTAGCCCATCGTCTCCAGGCTGCCAACCAGCATCGAGGTGCTGGATTGGGGATAGTCCAGCGCCGCCGCAATCTCGGTGATGGTGGCGCCCTTCTGCCTCGCGGCGAAGTACTCGAGGATCTCGATCGCCCGGAATGCCGACTTGACCGGCTTGGGCGATGAATCAAGGGTTTCTTCGCGCTTCGTCATCACATTCATGATGCCACTGGAAGGTGCTCGCCCTACGCTCAGCGCACGGTCCGCAAACGAAGGAGAACTAGACCATGTATCCCAAGAATTTCTGGTACGTCGGGGCGATGAAGCACGAGGTGGGGCGGCAGCTGCTGGCGAGAACCCTGCTGGAACAGCCCGTCGTCTTCTTCCGTCGCAATGACGGCAGTGTCGCCGCGCTGGCCGATCGTTGCAGCCACCGTCGCGTCTCGCTTTCCCTGGGGCGCCTGATCGGCGACGAAGTCCAGTGCGGCTATCACGGGTTGACCTTTGCCGGCGACGGTTCGTGCACGAGCATTCCCGGTCAGTCTCGCGTCCCACCGAGCGCCTGCGTGCGCTCCTATCCGGTGGTCGAGCGCGACGGATTCGTCTGGATCTGGCCGGGCGATCCGGCGCTCGCAAACGAAACGCTGGTGCCCGACTACGCGGAGATCTGCAGCTCCGGACGCTACGTCGGGCGGCCCGCCGAAGCCCTGCTCGTCGAGGCGCCCTTTTTGTTCAACATCGAGAACGTGCTGGACCTGTCGCATGTGACCTACGCCCATCCAGAGACCGTCGGCACGCCCGAAGTGGCGCTCACGCGCCCGACCGTCGACGTCAGCGAAGCCAAGGTCCAGGTGACACGCAACTGGGACAAGGCGTCCACCGGACCCTCGTTCAAGAACCTGTTCGGATGGGACTTCGTCAAGAACAGCCAACGCATCAGCTTCTGGCCCGGCGCCAACATGCTGCTGGAGATCGAGGTCGAACCGGTCGGCAACAACGACCCGACGCAGATCAAGCGGCTTCGGGTGCCGGGGCCCTGTACCCCCTCCACATCGACCACGCATTTCAAGTTCTCCGCGCTCTATCGCGACTTCCTGCCGGACAACGAGGCGCTGACCGTCGGCATGTTCGAGCA
Coding sequences within:
- a CDS encoding ParA family protein; amino-acid sequence: MKYAVVNTKGGVGKTTTAVHLATHLASSEPTLLIDGDPQETAATWAAWRRDSEAVKGKPSPTTTCLRGKAIFDEGKQLSKGFAHTVVDAGGRDAPGLRNALLLADLAIVPVGASGFDAAAMTDLLEVVDLAKDYNPELRVKILLTRIDPRTKDGKEMLEFLQENKLDVLNARVCERVAFRRATSEGCTVEEIGKDSQAVAEMVAFYQEVKA
- a CDS encoding aromatic ring-hydroxylating dioxygenase subunit alpha, producing MYPKNFWYVGAMKHEVGRQLLARTLLEQPVVFFRRNDGSVAALADRCSHRRVSLSLGRLIGDEVQCGYHGLTFAGDGSCTSIPGQSRVPPSACVRSYPVVERDGFVWIWPGDPALANETLVPDYAEICSSGRYVGRPAEALLVEAPFLFNIENVLDLSHVTYAHPETVGTPEVALTRPTVDVSEAKVQVTRNWDKASTGPSFKNLFGWDFVKNSQRISFWPGANMLLEIEVEPVGNNDPTQIKRLRVPGPCTPSTSTTHFKFSALYRDFLPDNEALTVGMFEQFRKTVMEDKVLMENQQRNWALDGVEVIRRIEPSSSGGMMDIAVDHAPLAARRWLQRLAMAERSAPEIKAPGVLQG